GATGAATATACCTCGTCATATTGACAAAGTGATAAATGCACAATCTTCAGAAGCAAAACAGAAGAACAGATTGCGGCTTACAGCAACTATTGAAAGCATTCGATGGCTTACTTTGCAAGCATGCGCATTTAGAGGGCATGATGAATCTCCATCTTCTAATAATCGTGGAAATTTTATCGAGATGATAAATTTTATAGGAAAAATGAATAAGAGTATGGGACATCGTCTTAGAGAAAGCTTCTAAGAATGCAAAGTATACTTCACCAGATATTCAGAAAGATGTCTTGAATATCATTTCCAACCAAGTGAGAGCCAAGATTCGTAAAGAAATTGAGGATGCAAAATTCTGCATTTTAGTTGATGAAGCGAGAGATGCATCTAACAAGGAGCAGATGGCTATTGTATTAAGATTTGTGGATACTGAAGGCTTTTTACGAGAGCGATTCTTTGCCATTCTACATGTGATAGATACAACTGCTGCAACACTTAAGAAAGAAATCTCTGATGCACTTGGTCGTTATGACTTGCATATCCACAACATGTGTGGATAGGGATATGATAGTGCTAGAAATATGTGCGGTTCTTGGAATGGATTGCAAGCTCTTTTCTTGAAAGAGTGCTCGTGTGCATATTATGTACATTGTTTTGCTCATCGGCTTCAACTAGCATTAACTGGAACTGCTGAAAAAGAGGTCTCCATTTGGTTGTTCTTTTAAAATTGAATTCCATTTGTAATCTCATCAATGCATCTCCTAAACGGCACGGTGAGTTACATTCTGCTCAAAGAATTGAAGTTGCGGATATGGTAGCTACTGGTGAACGTGATACAGGTAGAGGATGTATTAAAATTGGAAATCTATTACGAACTGGAAAGACCCGTTGGAGTTCTAATTCGACTCACATTGTAGCATGATTGATATGTATAGCTCTGTGATTACCGTGTTAGAAAATATATTGAATTATGGAGCTTCTAATTCCATTTGCGGTGAAGCTAGTGGTGCATTGATTGCGATGAAGTCTTTTgatttcatattcatattacaCTTGATGCATAAGATAATTGGGATAACAAATCTGCTTTGTCGAGCATTGCAAGAGAAATCTCTAGATTTTTTAAGTGCAATGGATTATGTTTCAACGACTAAAAATTTGCTTCGTACTTTGAGAGAAGAAGGATTTGATCTCCTACTTAGTCATGTGAAAGAAGTTTGTGTCAAGTATGACATTGAGATACCTCACATGGAAGCTCGTTATAGATCTGGTACAGGCCGCTCTTGTCAACATAATGATTCAATCACAGTTGAGCACCACTATCGATTTGATGTATTTACAGCTGCAATAGATTTTCAAGTTGAAGAccttaataatatatttaaggATGAGTCAGTTGAACTTCTTAAACTTAGTTGTGCTTTGGAACCTAAAGAAAAGTTTAAGCTTCTTAATGTTGATCATATCTATCGACTTGCTGAGAAATTCTATTATCTTGATTTCGATTCACAAGATTTGCATCACTTGATAATGCAATTGGATCACTATAAACTTGGATGTTGCTAGCCATGAAAGATTTAAGAATTTATCAACTATTTCTGAATTATGTCAAAGATTATTTGAGACAAATAAGTTAGGAATCTACGATTTGATTGACAtgtgatttatatatttttatctatGTCTTTCACTTAGTTATCGAAtctgatatatttatttaattgacatGTTGATTCGTCTTGTTTTAACTCTTCCCGTTTCTACATCAACAACGGAACGAGCATTTTCATCAATGAAACTTGTTAAAATAGCTCTTCGTAACAAGATGGAAGCAGAGTTTTTCGGAGATTCTATGATAATCTACATCGAACGAgattttgttgaaaaaattgataacgatttaataattaatgagTTTTATTCTAAGAAGAATCGAAGAGCACAACTTCAGTAGTGTTTTAGCTCAATGTTTTTGAaggtattaaatattaaatactcTTGTTCTATGTTTTCATGAAGTcaatgtttacatatttttattttaaattttttagttaattatttaatttattaaatacaGCATGAGACGGAGCCAGCCCAGGTAATTTTGAATCCTGCCTCCGCCCCTGGTCTCGGATATGTTAAACTCAGATGCCACCGCCTGCAGCCACTCTTCGTCTCTCTCCTCTTCAAAGAAGCAAACCGCCGCTGGGTTTCCCTTGAATGTGGCGTCGGTAAATGCATCAACCTGATGCATAAGACATTAATCAAAGAAGTTCGAAATGAAGAAAAGAAGAAACAACACCACTCACCATGCAGTATCTGACGGGGATCTTGGCCATGTCGTAATTTCGAGGAAGAACAAGATGAGTGAATGACTGACTACATATACCAAGATTCTCATCATAACTTTATATTATTTCTTGTCAACCAAGAAatgaattaaatattaaaaaaaatagcttCTCGTTTTCCTTTTCTTCTTCTCCACgtagaaatatttttcgggataaCCAAGACTGAAGAGCCATGTCTACAACTTGGTGTCGTCCACAGTCATCCAATCGCAGGGCACAAAACCCTCGAAGATGACAGAGATAGAAAGAAAGAGTCCGGTTCCAGCGAACTTCCGAACATCACGCTTTGCAAGTTTCTGAAAATCAAGTTTCTCAAAATGGCGAAAGAAGGTTTTTGGTGATTCTTTTCTTGCCTTGAATGAATGTATACTATGAAACCAATTTGTACCTTATATATCTTAATTCATCTAAGGATTTGGGAATGGCGTCGTCAATTCAAACATTAAACTTGTACTGCATATTCTAACGTATTTGGAAAAAAAACGTAACTTATATAATTGTAActtcaattaaatatttttttgttatttaacGTGCTACAAATTTCAATTCATGATATGACTGACGCCATTCCCATGTCTTTACGTGAATTAAGATAATGCACAAAGTGGTTTCATAGTGTACGGTCATTCATGGCAAGAAAAGTATCACCAAAACCCCTCTTTGGCCATTTTAAGAAACTTACAAAGCGTGATGTTCGGAAGTTCGTTGGAACCTGACCGTTTCTTTCTTATCTCTGTCATCTTCGAGAGTTTTGTGCCCTGTGATTGGATGACAGTGGATGACACCAAGTTGTAGACACACGATCCTTCAGTCTTGGTtgtcccgaaaaatatttctacgtgaagaagaaaaaaaggaaaacgagaagctattttttttaatatttaattaagttcTTGGTTGACaagaaataatataaaattatgcCGAGAATCTTGGTACATATAGTCATTCATTCACTCATCTTGTTCTTCCTCGAAATTACGACATGGCCAAGATCCCCGTCAGATACTGCGTGGTAAGTGGTGTTGTTTCTTCTTTTCTTGATTTCGAACTTCTTTGATTAATTTCTTATGCATCAGATTGATGCATTTACCGATGCCACATTCAAGGGAAACCCAACGGCGGTTTGCTTCTTGGAAGAGGAGAGAGATGAAGAATGGCTGCAGGCGGTGGCATCT
This window of the Primulina tabacum isolate GXHZ01 chromosome 4, ASM2559414v2, whole genome shotgun sequence genome carries:
- the LOC142541843 gene encoding uncharacterized protein LOC142541843; translation: MENFEEILPKARSSSSAPELRVLLMEENQGTPRVSVGGGLEARALPLPLLFARAQEWLEVEGFVEVGLVWWAEGFLEGWPILRRNVRVYGPTTYAVAVSRALEAKQDQRDIKVDRQDKRLYPVPQQQRPQFKRSFPGQQRKRLFQGPSIGFAGDQRVFAAAFQYVEYDFGMVFVYMNSARLRVFYYSPSKDAAFCFPCFLFEHKHPRNPAFTIDGFKYWKRVNDGDRCAFLMHIGCNTSTHNNAVEYLDNLMNIPRHIDKVINAQSSEAKQKNRLRLTATIESIRWLTLQACAFRGHDESPSSNNRGNFIEMINFIGKMNKNIQKDVLNIISNQVRAKIRKEIEDAKFCILVDEARDASNKEQMAIVLRFVDTEGFLRERFFAILHGYDSARNMCGSWNGLQALFLKECSCAYYVHCFAHRLQLALTGTAEKEVSICSVITVLENILNYGASNSICGEASGALIAMKSFDFIFILHLMHKIIGITNLLCRALQEKSLDFLSAMDYVSTTKNLLRTLREEGFDLLLSHVKEVCVKYDIEIPHMEARYRSGTGRSCQHNDSITVEHHYRFDVFTAAIDFQVEDLNNIFKDESVELLKLSCALEPKEKFKLLNVDHIYRLAEKFYYLDFDSQDLHHLIMQLDHYKLGCC